The following coding sequences are from one Streptomyces sp. NBC_01485 window:
- the pstB gene encoding phosphate ABC transporter ATP-binding protein PstB: MAKRIDVSGLTAYYGAHKAIEDISMSVEPRSVTAFIGPSGCGKSTFLRTLNRMHEVTSGGRVEGKVLLDDEDLYGAGIDPVSVRREVGMVFQRPNPFPTMSIFDNVAAGLRLNGSYKKAELADVVEKSLQGANLWNEVKDRLNKPGSGLSGGQQQRLCIARAIAVQPKVLLMDEPCSALDPISTLAIEDLIGELKERFTIVIVTHNMQQAARVSDRTAFFNLAAVGQPGKLIEIDDTERIFSNPSVQATEDYISGRFG, from the coding sequence ATGGCCAAGCGAATCGACGTAAGCGGACTGACCGCCTACTACGGTGCCCACAAGGCGATCGAGGACATCTCGATGTCGGTCGAACCGCGCTCGGTGACGGCCTTCATCGGCCCCTCCGGCTGCGGCAAGTCGACGTTCCTGCGCACGTTGAACCGTATGCACGAGGTGACCTCCGGCGGCCGGGTCGAGGGCAAGGTCCTCCTGGACGACGAGGACCTGTACGGCGCGGGCATCGACCCGGTGTCGGTCCGCCGCGAGGTCGGCATGGTCTTCCAGCGCCCGAACCCGTTCCCCACGATGTCCATCTTCGACAACGTGGCGGCGGGCCTGCGCCTGAACGGCAGCTACAAGAAGGCCGAGCTCGCGGACGTCGTCGAGAAGTCCCTCCAGGGCGCGAACCTCTGGAACGAGGTCAAGGACCGCCTGAACAAGCCCGGCTCGGGCCTGTCGGGCGGCCAGCAGCAGCGCCTGTGCATCGCAAGGGCGATCGCGGTGCAACCGAAGGTCCTGCTCATGGACGAGCCGTGCTCGGCCCTGGACCCCATCTCGACGCTGGCGATCGAAGACCTGATCGGCGAGCTCAAAGAGCGCTTCACCATCGTCATCGTGACGCACAACATGCAGCAGGCGGCGCGCGTCTCGGACCGCACCGCCTTCTTCAACCTGGCCGCCGTCGGCCAGCCCGGCAAGCTGATCGAGATAGACGACACGGAGCGCATCTTCTCCAACCCGTCGGTCCAGGCGACAGAGGACTACATCTCGGGCCGCTTCGGCTGA
- a CDS encoding inorganic phosphate transporter — MDTFALIVTIGVALGFTYTNGFHDSANAIATSVSTRALTPRAALAMAAVMNLVGAFLGSGVAHTVSSGLIETPEGSKGMGILFAALIGAIVWNLVTWYFGLPSSSSHALFGGMVGAALAGGTDVIWSGVLDKVVIPMFVSPVVGLVVGYLVMTAILWMFRRANPHKAKRGFRIAQTVSAAGMALGHGLQDAQKTMGIVVMALVIGDVQGADDPIPVWVKISCAVMLSLGTYAGGWRIMRTLGRKIIELDPPQGFAAETTGASIMFISAFLFKAPISTTHVITSAIMGVGATKRVNAVRWGVAKNIVLGWFITMPAAAAVAACSFWLVNLAFL, encoded by the coding sequence ATGGACACCTTTGCTCTGATCGTGACCATTGGCGTCGCGCTCGGATTCACGTATACGAACGGCTTTCACGACTCGGCGAACGCCATTGCCACGTCTGTTTCCACTCGGGCGCTGACGCCGCGCGCCGCGCTGGCCATGGCCGCTGTGATGAACCTTGTCGGTGCCTTTCTGGGGAGCGGTGTCGCGCACACCGTCAGTAGCGGGCTGATCGAGACTCCTGAGGGGTCCAAGGGGATGGGGATTCTGTTCGCCGCGTTGATCGGGGCGATCGTCTGGAATCTCGTCACGTGGTATTTCGGGTTGCCGTCTTCTTCCTCGCACGCGTTGTTCGGGGGGATGGTGGGCGCTGCGCTCGCCGGGGGGACGGATGTCATCTGGTCCGGGGTGCTCGACAAGGTCGTCATTCCGATGTTCGTGTCGCCGGTGGTGGGGCTTGTCGTCGGTTATCTGGTGATGACGGCTATTTTGTGGATGTTCCGGCGGGCCAATCCGCACAAGGCCAAGCGGGGCTTTCGGATCGCTCAGACCGTTTCGGCGGCGGGTATGGCGCTGGGGCATGGTCTGCAGGACGCGCAGAAGACGATGGGCATCGTGGTGATGGCGTTGGTCATCGGGGATGTTCAGGGGGCCGATGATCCGATTCCGGTGTGGGTGAAGATTTCTTGTGCGGTGATGCTGTCGCTCGGGACGTATGCGGGTGGGTGGCGGATCATGCGGACGCTTGGGCGGAAGATTATCGAGCTTGATCCGCCGCAGGGGTTTGCCGCGGAGACGACGGGGGCGTCGATCATGTTCATCTCGGCGTTTTTGTTCAAGGCGCCTATTTCTACGACGCATGTGATCACTTCGGCGATCATGGGTGTGGGGGCGACCAAGCGGGTCAATGCCGTGCGGTGGGGAGTCGCCAAGAACATTGTGCTCGGGTGGTTTATTACGATGCCGGCGGCTGCGGCAGTTGCGGCGTGTTCGTTCTGGCTCGTGAACCTGGCGTTCCTGTAG
- a CDS encoding DUF47 domain-containing protein: MRFRLTPRETSFYDMFAASADNIVTGSKLLMELLGADTAGRAEIAERMRAAEHAGDDATHAIFHQLNSSFITPFDREDIYNLASCLDDIMDFMEEAVDLVVLYNVEELPKGVEQQIEVLARAAELTAEAMPNLRTMENLTEYWIEVNRLENQADQIHRKLLAHLFNGKYDAIEVLKLKQIVDVLEEAADAFEHVANTVETIAVKES, from the coding sequence GTGCGCTTTCGTCTGACCCCCAGGGAGACGAGCTTCTACGACATGTTCGCCGCATCCGCGGACAACATCGTCACGGGCTCGAAACTCCTCATGGAACTGCTCGGGGCGGACACCGCCGGCCGGGCCGAGATCGCAGAGCGTATGAGGGCCGCGGAGCACGCAGGTGACGATGCCACGCACGCGATCTTCCATCAGCTGAACTCCTCGTTCATCACGCCGTTCGACCGTGAGGACATCTACAACCTCGCGTCCTGCCTCGACGACATCATGGACTTCATGGAGGAGGCCGTCGACCTGGTCGTCCTCTACAACGTGGAGGAGCTGCCCAAGGGGGTCGAGCAGCAGATCGAGGTGCTGGCGCGGGCGGCGGAGCTGACCGCCGAGGCCATGCCGAATCTGCGGACCATGGAGAACCTCACCGAGTACTGGATCGAGGTCAACCGGCTCGAGAACCAGGCCGACCAGATCCACCGGAAGCTGCTGGCGCATCTGTTCAACGGCAAGTACGACGCCATCGAGGTGCTCAAGCTGAAGCAGATCGTGGATGTGCTGGAGGAGGCCGCCGACGCCTTCGAGCACGTGGCCAACACGGTGGAGACCATCGCGGTCAAGGAGTCCTGA
- a CDS encoding metal-sensitive transcriptional regulator yields MTTTEAGTETPGPDRTPDPTVAPDPSAEPDHAPGTVVHGYHKQKDEHLKRLRRIEGQIRGLQRMVDEDTYCIDILTQVSASTKALQSFALRLLEEHLRHCVADAALKGGTEIDAKVEEATKAIARLLRT; encoded by the coding sequence ATGACGACCACCGAGGCCGGCACGGAAACCCCCGGCCCCGACCGCACCCCCGACCCCACCGTCGCCCCCGACCCCTCAGCCGAACCGGACCACGCACCCGGAACAGTGGTCCACGGCTACCACAAACAGAAGGACGAACACCTCAAGCGCCTGCGCCGCATCGAGGGCCAGATCCGCGGCCTGCAACGCATGGTCGACGAGGACACCTACTGCATCGACATACTCACCCAGGTGTCCGCCTCCACCAAGGCCCTGCAGTCGTTCGCGCTGCGACTCCTGGAGGAACACCTGCGCCACTGCGTGGCCGACGCGGCCCTCAAGGGCGGCACGGAGATCGACGCGAAGGTGGAGGAAGCAACCAAGGCGATCGCCCGCCTCCTACGCACCTGA
- a CDS encoding FAD-binding oxidoreductase — protein MERRTFIAGGTATVAAAVTACRATGGTASASTGAAGAAGDAKATGTTTRLTTTSVSAPANWTALARDLDGILVRPGDASWAAARQLYNTRFDNLKPAAVAYIAHADDIRTALAYARAHGTKVAIRNGGHSYGGWSSGDGRLIIDVSKLNRVRASGTTAVVGAGAKLIDVYRALAAKGVTIPAGSCPTVGVSGLVLGGGHGVVSRAYGLTCDSLTRATIITTDGKQLTADATTNKDLFWALRGAGNGNFGIVTELEFKTHPAPQAVTGYLTWPWSRAAAVIKAWQEWGPSQPDEIWSSLHVANAPGGTPTISVAAFCIGTYGQLQTAVDRLADRAGAPATSVSLRRRTYEAAMEVYAGCSSFSSDAQCHLPGSTPGRSPQGALGRETYAARSDFFDRSLSAAGIQALLKQMKSVQVGSGSIALTALGGAVNRVSPTATAFVHRRSRMLAQYIASWRAGTTGTAAQSWLNTAHKAMSPYASGAAYQNYADPTLTNWRKAYYGDALPRLTQLKKQYDPNGFFTYPQAL, from the coding sequence ATGGAACGGCGTACGTTCATCGCAGGCGGCACGGCGACGGTCGCGGCGGCGGTCACCGCGTGCAGGGCGACCGGGGGCACCGCGAGCGCCTCCACCGGAGCCGCTGGAGCAGCCGGGGACGCGAAGGCCACCGGAACGACCACCCGCCTCACCACCACCAGCGTCTCCGCCCCCGCCAACTGGACCGCGCTGGCCCGCGACCTGGACGGCATCCTGGTCCGCCCCGGCGACGCCTCCTGGGCGGCGGCCCGCCAGCTCTACAACACCCGCTTCGACAACCTCAAGCCGGCGGCGGTGGCCTACATCGCCCACGCCGACGACATCCGCACCGCTCTGGCGTACGCCCGCGCGCACGGGACGAAGGTCGCGATCCGCAACGGCGGCCACTCCTACGGCGGTTGGTCCTCAGGCGACGGCCGGCTGATCATCGACGTCTCCAAGCTGAACCGGGTCCGGGCGAGCGGCACGACGGCCGTGGTCGGCGCGGGCGCCAAGCTGATCGACGTCTACCGGGCGCTGGCCGCGAAGGGCGTGACGATCCCGGCGGGATCCTGCCCGACGGTCGGCGTCTCCGGTCTGGTCCTCGGCGGCGGCCACGGCGTCGTCTCCCGCGCCTACGGCCTCACCTGCGACAGCCTCACCCGGGCCACGATCATCACCACCGACGGCAAGCAGCTCACCGCCGACGCGACGACGAACAAGGACCTGTTCTGGGCGCTGCGCGGAGCCGGCAACGGCAACTTCGGCATCGTCACGGAGCTGGAGTTCAAGACCCACCCCGCGCCCCAGGCGGTGACGGGCTACCTCACCTGGCCCTGGTCGAGGGCGGCCGCGGTGATCAAGGCCTGGCAGGAGTGGGGTCCGTCCCAGCCCGACGAGATCTGGTCCTCCCTGCACGTGGCGAACGCGCCGGGCGGCACCCCGACCATCTCGGTCGCCGCGTTCTGCATCGGCACGTACGGCCAGCTCCAGACCGCCGTGGACCGGCTGGCGGACCGGGCCGGCGCCCCCGCGACGAGCGTCTCGCTGCGCCGCCGTACGTACGAGGCGGCGATGGAGGTCTACGCCGGCTGCTCGTCCTTCTCCTCCGACGCCCAGTGCCACCTGCCGGGCTCGACGCCGGGCCGCTCACCGCAGGGCGCGCTGGGCCGGGAGACGTACGCGGCCCGCTCGGACTTCTTCGACCGCTCGCTCTCGGCGGCCGGCATCCAGGCACTGCTGAAGCAGATGAAGTCGGTCCAGGTCGGCTCGGGCAGCATCGCGCTGACGGCGCTGGGCGGCGCGGTGAACCGCGTGTCCCCGACCGCGACGGCGTTCGTCCACCGCCGCTCGCGCATGCTGGCGCAGTACATCGCGTCGTGGCGGGCGGGCACGACGGGCACGGCGGCGCAGTCGTGGCTGAATACCGCCCACAAGGCGATGTCCCCGTACGCCTCGGGCGCGGCGTACCAGAACTACGCGGACCCGACCCTGACGAACTGGCGCAAGGCGTACTACGGCGACGCCCTCCCGCGCCTGACCCAACTGAAGAAGCAGTACGACCCGAACGGCTTCTTCACGTACCCCCAGGCACTCTGA
- a CDS encoding phosphatase PAP2 family protein produces MAGLAESGSNPDVDLLYDINGLAKDAPHWLDRTVGFVGEYGLLLAMVLLIVGCWWGVRRRPGGAEDAASSVAALVWAPLAAAIAVLVNVPIRGFVERPRPFLDHQGLEVLVSGKTDYSFVSDHATITMAMAVGLFVASRKFGLVGIVIALLEGFCRVYMGVHYPTDVVGGFALGTAVALLLSPVASMLLTPVLKAVDRSPRLGWVVRSRAARLGERDGFVPGARSEVAAEERDLAA; encoded by the coding sequence ATGGCTGGACTCGCCGAATCCGGGTCGAACCCTGACGTCGACCTGCTCTACGACATCAACGGCCTCGCCAAGGACGCCCCGCACTGGCTCGACCGCACCGTCGGCTTCGTGGGCGAGTACGGGCTGCTGCTCGCGATGGTGCTGTTGATCGTGGGGTGCTGGTGGGGTGTGCGGAGGCGGCCCGGTGGGGCCGAGGACGCCGCTTCCTCCGTCGCCGCCCTGGTGTGGGCGCCGCTCGCCGCCGCGATCGCCGTGCTGGTGAACGTGCCCATACGGGGGTTCGTGGAGCGGCCCCGGCCCTTCCTCGACCACCAGGGGCTGGAGGTGCTGGTCTCCGGCAAGACCGACTACTCCTTCGTCAGCGACCACGCCACCATCACCATGGCCATGGCCGTCGGGCTGTTCGTCGCCAGCCGGAAGTTCGGGCTGGTGGGGATAGTGATCGCCCTGCTCGAAGGGTTCTGCCGGGTGTACATGGGCGTGCACTACCCGACCGACGTGGTGGGCGGCTTCGCGCTCGGGACGGCCGTCGCCCTGCTGCTGTCGCCCGTCGCCTCCATGCTGCTCACCCCGGTGCTGAAGGCCGTCGACCGGTCGCCCCGGCTCGGGTGGGTCGTGCGCAGCCGCGCCGCTCGGCTCGGCGAACGGGACGGGTTCGTTCCGGGGGCGCGCAGCGAGGTCGCCGCGGAGGAGCGGGACCTCGCCGCATAG